The following nucleotide sequence is from Pseudonocardia sp. C8.
GCCATAGGACACCGTGTCGCCGTCGTCGGTGGTGTCCTTGGCGAGCTTGCGGGTCAGGAACAGGTACTCGAGCGCCAGCTCGGCGGCCGATGCCATCGGGCCGGGATCCTCGGTCCCGGCCGCGCCCAGCTTCCCCGCGATCTCGGTGAGCGCGCCGACCTGCGGCAGCGCGGCGACGACGTCGCGGGCCGGGATCCGCTCGCCGGTCCGGACCGGCCGGGTCGACACCTCGACGGCCAGCTCGTCCAGGTCGATGCCGCGCAGCGCGAACCGCGCGGTGTCGGCCGTGGCCCGCCGCAGCAGGTGCTCGAGCACGTCGTCCTCGCGGCCCTCCTCGCCGGCGGCGAACTCGAGCTTGCCGCGCAGCACCGCCGGTACCGCCTCCAGGTCGACGGGGCGGGCGTAGGCCCGCTCCTCCCCGGTCAGCGCGGCCCGCCGCAGCGCCGCGGCGGCGACGGTCTCGGCGGCGGCGATCGCGAACCGGGCCGAGACCCCCGAGCCCTGGTCGATCGCCGACGAGTCCCGCAGGTGCCGGGTGAACCGGGCGACGACCTCCAGCAGGTGCCGCGGCACCTCGGCGGCCAGGGTGGCCTCCTGGGCGACGAGCGCGATCTCGGGTGCGAGCTCGAGCGGGTAGTGCGTGCGGACCTCGGCACCGAACCGGTCCTTGAGCGGGGTGATGATCCGCCCGCGGTTGGTGTAGTCCTCCGGGTTCGCGCTCGCGACCAGCAGCACGTCCAGCGGCAGCCGCAGCGTGTAGCCGCGGACCTGGATGTCGCGCTCCTCCATCACGTTGAGCAGCGCGACCTGGATGCGTTCGGCCAGGTCGGGCAGCTCGTTGATCGCGACGATCCCGCGGTGCGCCCGCGGGACCAGGCCGTAGTGGATGGTCTCCGGATCCCCCAGCGACCGCCCCTCGGCGACCCGGACCGGGTCGACGTCGCCGATGAGGTCGGCGACCGACGTGTCCGGGGTGGCGAGCTTCTCGGTGTAGCGGTGGGCGCGGTGCACCCAGGCGACGGGCAGGTCGTCGCCGAGCTCGGCGGCGCGCCGCACCGACGCCGGCGTGATCGGCTCGTAGGGGTGCTCGCCGATCTCCGAGCCCTCGATCACCGGGGTCCACTCGTCGAGCAGGTTGCCCAGCGAGCGCAGCACCCGGGTCTTGCCCTGGCCGCGCTCGCCGAGCAGGACGACGTCGTGGCCGGCGATCAGGGCCCGCTCCAGCTGCGGGATCACGGTGTCGGAGAACCCGACGACGCCGGGCCAGGGGTCACGGCCCGCGCGCAGGGCGGCCAGGAGGTTGTCGCGGATCTCTTGCTTCACGCCCCGCAGCTCGTGTCCGGACGCGCGGAGCGCGCCGACCGTGCGGGGAAGGTCAGGTGTGACGGGCACGATCTCCACGCTACGCCCGGCCGGCCCGGCCGGCCCCCGATCAGGCGGGGGTGCCGTTGTCCCACCATTCGCCCCGCAGACCGGCCGCCCGGACGGCGTCGGTGACCGGGCCGCGGTGCCCGTCGGCGGTCACGAGCACGATCCCGCCGGTGCCCCGGCGCCGCCGGGCCAGCGCCCGCGCCACCCGCGGCAGCGGCTGCCGGTGCCGGCCGCGGTCCCCGAGCTGCGGGTAGGTGTCGGCGACGGCCAGCAGCGTCCCGGCCGGGCCGTCCTCGCGCCCGTACAGCACGACGAAGTGCCCGGCCCGCCAGTCCGGGCCGGGCAGGCCGGCGTCGTCACCGGTCTCCAGGAACGCCTCCAGCGCGGCGGCCGGGGTGCCGGCCGCGACGAACCAGCCGGTCTCGACGTTGGCGACCGGGACGACCGGGGTCCCGGTCAGGCCGTCGAGCAGGACCCGCAGCCGGTCCGGGGTCCAGGTCCCGCTGGCCGGCACCGCGGCCAGCGCGCCGCCGGAGAGCTCCTCGACCGCCCGCCCCACCCCGGGCGCGGACGTGCCGGCGCGGTCCGGCGCGGCCGCACGGTCCACGCCTGACCAGGCGTCGGTCCGCGGCGGGGCGCCGGGCGGGCGGGTCGCGGCGAGGTCGTGCGGCCAGATCGTGGTGCCGGCGGCCCGCGCGAACGCGCCCAGCTCCGGGACCGGGCCCGCGGACAGGGTGGCGACCGCGAGCCGGGCCGCGAACGGCCCGCACATCTGGTCGGGCTGGGGCAGCGCCGCCGCGTGCGCGGCGAGCAGCTGGTCGATGCCGGTGAAGGGGACGAACGCCACGGCCGGTTCCTCCGGGACCGTCAGTACCGGAACCGGAACGCGGCCAGCACCTCATCCACCGGGCGGCCATCGGCGAACGCCGCGTCCGAGGCCCGGACCGCCCGGAACGCCGCCGCCACCTCCTCCCCCAGCACCGCGGTGATCCGCGGGTTCCCGTGCAGCGCGGCCGCCTGCTCCTCCGGGGTGGACGGCAGCGGGGCGATGCCGGCGGCCTCGCGCCGCGCGGCCGTCCAGGTGCCCGGGTCCTCCTGGACCGGGTCCGGCAGCGGCGGACGGTCGGCGAGCCCGCCCAGCCCGGCGCCGATCACCGCGGCCAGCGCCAGGTACGGGTTGGCCGACGCGTCGGACGCCTTGAGCTCGACGTTCGCGTGCGCGGGCCCGAGCAGCTCGGTGGCCGGGACCATCCGCAGCGCGGCCTCCCGGTTCTCCACCCCCCAGAACGCGTAGGCCCCGGCGAAGTACCCGGGCCGCCGCCGGTGCAGGGACGGCACGCTCGGTGCGGTCACCCCGGCGACCGCGGGCAGGTCCCGCAGCAGCCCGGCCAGCCACGCCGCGCCGTCGGCGCGCAGCCCGGCCGGGCCGTCACCGCCGGAGAGCAGGTTGACGCCGTCGCGGGCGACCGAGGTGTGCAGGTGCCAGCCGTTGCCGGCCGAGCCGGTCGACGGCAGCGGGGCGAAGCTGGCCCGGTAGCCGTGGGCGGCTGCGGCGGTGTGGACGGTCTGCCGGGCCAGCAGCTGCCGGTCGGCGGCGGTCAGCGGGTCGGACGGGCCGATGCTCAGCTCGAGCTGGGCGGGCCCGTACTCGGCGTGGAACTGCCCGACCGGCACCCCGTGGTCGCGCAGGTCGGCGAGCAGCCGGGGGACGAAGCCGCCCAGCCCGGCCAGCACGTTCGGGCCGTACACCGGGCCGGTGAACGCCGGGACCGGCGGGTCGGCGTCGTCGTCGCGGTACAGCGCGAACTCGATCTCGTAGCCGGCGCGGACCGTCAGCCCGGCCTCGCCCGCCGCCGCGACCTGGCGTTCGAGCACGCCGCGCTGGTCGTAGTGCCACGGCGTCCCGTCGGCGGCGACCAGGCGGCCGGGTGTCCAGGCCAGCCCGGGCCGGGTCGCCGGCGCGACGACGTCCTCCGGCAGACCGGCCGGGACCAGCCGGACGTCCCCGGACGGGGTGCGCAGGCCGGGCGCGTCGAACACGATCCCGTCCCGGGTGTCGAACACCGCGAACAGCGTGGTGACCCCGACCCCGCGCACGGCGGCCGCGGCCAGGCCCTCGACCGGCACCGTCCGCGAGCGCAGGACGCCGTTGTTGTCGGCCCAGCCGATCTGCACGCCGGTCACGCCCAGGTCGGCCAGCGCGCGGGCGCGTGCCTCGAACCCGGTCCCGTCGGGCTGCGTCATGGGCGGCAGCCTATCGGCGGAGCCCGGGCTCAGGGGGCCAGCAGCAGCCAGAGCGGCCCCACGACGAGCGCCGCCGCCACCACCCGGACCAGCACCCGCAGGGCGGCGGGCAGCGGCGGGGGCGGCGCGGTGACCCGGTCGATCCGGGCCTCCAGCGCGTCGGTGAACGACGACAGCGCCGCCGCGGGTGCCGACCCGCCCACGGCCTTCAGCGCGGTCGCCAGCTCGGTCGGGTCGCAGAGCTTGCGGGCGACGTCGTCGGCCCGCATCTCGATCAGCCGGGCGACGGCCAGCTGGGCGCACACCATGCCCCGCACGAACGGCGCCGTGGCCCCCCACGCGACGAACGGCAGCACCACCAGGTCGTGCCGTTCCCGCAGGTGGGCGCGCTCGTGCGCGAGCACGGCGACGACACCGGGGGTGTCCAGCGCGTCCAGCACCCCGGCCGACACGACCAGCCGCGAGCTGCGCCCCGGCAGGCAGTAGGCGACCGGCACCGGATGGTCGAGCACCCGGGTCCCGGACGCGAACGGCCAGGGTGTGGCGAGCACGTCGAGGAGGTCGCGGTGCCGGCGCCGGGCCCGCAGCGTCCGCGCCGTGGTGACCGCCAGCACCGACAGCAGCCGGATCAGCACGCCCAGCGCGATCAGCAGCGCGCCGACGTGCAGCGGGTCCATCCCCGCGGGCCACGCACCGGCCGCGACCGTCGCGGTGAACGCCGTCGCCGCGGCCGGCAGGCTGTCCCCCATCGGGGACAGGCCGTAGGACAGGCCGGCGCCGAACAGCGAGATCCCGCCGCCGAGCCCGACGGCCTGCCAGAGCAGCAGCGCCCCGACCGGGTCCCGGCCCGGCCACGCGGCGGCGGCGAGCACGCGACTGACCGGCTCGGCGAGTATCACGCCGAGCAGGCCGAGTCCCAGCGCGGTCAGCTCCATCGCCTCACATCGTGGCGGAACCGGAGGTGACGTACCGCACCGGGGCCCTGGCGAGCCTGCCGTGCCGGGGTCAGCCGAGGAGGTCGCGCAGCCGGGACCGCTCCTCGTCCGACATCGTGCCGAGGAACCGGGCCAGCGCGGCGCCGCGGTCGGACGCGTCGTCGAGGGCGTCGCTCATCAGCTCCGCCACGTGGTCCTCGCGGCTGGCGACCGGGCGGTAGTGGTGCGCGCGGCCGTCCCGGATGCGCTGCACCAGCTGCTTGCGCTCCAGCCGGCCGAGCACGGTGAGCACTGTGGTGGTGGCGAGGTCGCGGTCGGCGAGCTGGTCCTGCACCTCGCGCGCGGTCATGTCCCGGTCGGTCTCCCACAGGACGTTCATGACCGCCCGTTCCAGTTCCCCCAGACTCGTCACGCCGCCCATGGTACGCGAACCTTTCTACGGTGCGTAGAACGGGCCCGGTCAGTGCACCTGCACCTGGTCACCGACCTGCAGGGTGGTGAACCAGTGCCGCGCGTCGGCCTCGCCGAGCTTCACGCAGCCCGCGGACGGGGTGTCCATCGCACCCTGGTGGAACGCGACGCCGCCCTCGGCGAAGAACACCGAGTACGGCATCTGGGTGTAGCTCTCCCGGCTCGTCCACTGCTCGGCCTTCCACTGGACGGCGAACACCCCGCGCGGGGTGGGATCGGCGGCGTCCCCGGGCCGCATCGGCACCGGTCCGGCGACGACCCGGCCCTCGGCGAACAACCAGGTGCGCCGGGACGCCAGGTCGACGCAGGCGTGCGCCGACGTCGTGCACGGTGTGCCCGCGACAAGCGGGCCGCTCGCGACCGGCGGGGCGGTGTTCTCGGCCTGCGGGTCGGCCGGGTCGGCGACCGCGACACCCGCGGTGACCACGCCGGCCAGCGCCAGCACCCCGGCCAGCATCCCGATCCACCGGGTGCCTCGCTGCATCCGTCCCCGCCCTCCCGCCCGTCACCTGACCCGGACGGTAGCCGAACCCGATCTTGGTGTGGAGGCCGGGTCAGCGGCCGCGGAAGACCGGGACGCGCTTCTCCGCGCGGGCCGCCCGGCCCTCGGCGATGTCCTCGGCCCGCCAGCAGGCGGCGAACTCGGCCTGCAGGCCGGCCACGACGTCGTCACCGGTGTGCCCGCCCCGGCCGAACGCGTTCACGGTCCGCTTGTTGTAGGCCAGGGTCAGCGGCGCCATCGTCGCGATGTCCGCGGCCAGGGCCAGTGCCGCCGCACGGTCACCCAGGGTGTCGGCGAGCCCGCGGGCGTGCGCAGTGGTCGCGTCGACGGTCGCGCAGGCCAGCAGCAGGCTGCGGGCGGTGCCGCCGCCGGCGATCTGCACCAGCCGCTCGATCGTCCACGGGTCGACGGCGAGCCCGAGCCGCGCGGTGGGCAGCCCGAACACCGCCTCCGGTGCGGCGACCCGCAGGTCGCAGGCCAGCGCGAGCTGCAGGCCGGCCCCGATCGCCGGCCCGGTCACCGCCGCGACCACCGGCACCGGGAGGTCCGCGACCGCGTGCAGCGCGGTGTAGAGGGCGTCCAGGAAGTCCTCGCCGTACACCTCGCCGAAGTCGGCCCCGGAGCAGAAGGCCGGGCCGGCACCGGCCACGACGACGGCCCGGGCGCCGTCGGAGCGGACCTGCTCGGTCGCGGCGACCAGCTCCCGGCAGGTGGCGACGTCGAGGGCGTTGCGGCGTTCGGGGCGGTTCAGCTCGATCAGCCCGACGCCGTCGGCGGTGCTCACGGTGATCACCGGCGGAGCCTAACCCCGGCCGGGCCCGGCTCCTGCCGTGTGCTGCCGCACAGCTCCCGGGCCAGGCCGACGGCGAGCTGGTCGATCCGGCGCAGCAGCCGGGCCGCCGCCAGCCTGTGGACCCGGTCGCCGGGCGCCGGGGAGAACCAGCCCGCGGTGTCGGCCGGCCCGGTGACCGCGGGTAGCGCGCCGGCCACGGGGTCCGACGCGGGGTCGCCGGGCCGGCTCGCCGCGTCCGCCTCGGCGGCGTCGATGAGGTCCTCGGCCGGCACGATCCCGTAGTCGGCCGGTGTCGCGCCCGGCGGGTGCTCGCGGCGTTCCGGCGGGCCCCAGCCGTCGTCGAGGATCCGGCGGAGCCCGTCGACGTTGGCCCGCACCCGCGCCGTCGCCGGGTCCAGGGTGGGTGCCCACTCCGGCACGTGCGCGGTCACCGCCTGCGCGGCCAGCAGCCGGGTGTAGTGGTCGAGCGCGCCGACCACCCGCACCGTGTGGTGCACGCCGCGGCGTAGCGGGCGCCGGACGACCGGGTGCTCCAGCGGGCGGGCCCGCTCCCGGACGGTCGCGACCGCGGCGTCCACCTCGCGGGCCCGCTCCATCGGGTCGTCGGCGGGGCGGCCCAGCGCCCGGTCCACCGAGCAGCGCAGCGAGCCGTCCACCGCGGTCAGCGCGTCGTCGAGGGCCTCGGCGAACGCCGTCCGGGACCGGGTGGGCAGGATGACGTACGCGGCAAGCATGCCGAGCGCCCCGCCGGCGACGGTCTCCTCGACCCGCAGCAGCATCGTCTCCACGCTGAACTGGCCGATCATGCCGTAGAGCAGCGCGAGCACCGCGGTGAGCCAGAACGCCATCATCGCCTGCGAGATCCGCACCAGGTACAGCGCGAGGAACACGCAGGCGAACAGCAGCACCAGGCTGGCCACCGGGTGCCCGTCGACGAGCACCGCGAGCAGCATCCCGGCCACGACCCCGCCGGCGGTTCCGACCGCCCGCGCCCAGCCCCGGCTCAGGACGTCGCCGCGGCTCGCCGTCCCCGCGAACACGATGAACGCCGCGATCACCGCCCAGTACCAGCGCGCCGGCGAGGTCAGCTCCCCGACGACGATCGCCAGGCCGGTCGCGACGCCGACCTGGACCGCCTGCCGGGTGTGCAGCGCCGGCCCGTCCTGCCGGTCCTCGCCGGCCCGCTCCCCCGGCCCGTCGTCACCGGAGGTCGCGCCGGTGCCGGGAGGCGTCGCCTCCCCGTCGCGGTGCGCGGCGATCCGCCGCTGCGCCTCCTCGACCGTGGTCTGCATCGCGTCGGCCAGCCGCACGACGGCGAAGCCGATCCGCTGGGCCCGCGCGTCCGGGCCCGACCCGCCCCGCCGGTCCACGAGGCCGGCGACCGCGTCCCGCGCGGACCGGTAGAGGCTCGCCGCCATCGGTCGCGGCGTGCCGACGGCCGTGGCCGCGGCCAGCGCACGGACACCGTCCCGCAGCGCGGCGAGGTCGGCGTCCGGGACGGCGTCGCGGTGCTCGGCCGACCGGCGCACCAACATGGCGAGCCGCTCCGCGGCGAGCTCGGAGTCGACGATCCACTGCCGCAGCCCGGCGATCTCGGTCTCCGCCCGGTCGGGGCCGCCCGGCCGGGCGCCGCCGGGCAGGTAGGTGGGGCGGGTCGCAGGGTCGTCGTCGGCCTCGTCGAGCCGGTCCGCGACCAGCAGCGCCGTCTCGTTCAGCCGGGCCTGCGCGCGCCGCAGCAGCTCGAGGCCGGCCTCGGACGGCGGGGCGTCGAGCACCTCGGACGCGGCGAGCAGCACCGCGTGCAGCCGGGCCTCGAACGCCCGCACCAGCGCCTCGAGCACGGTCTCGAGCCGCCGGACGAACACCAGGCAGCGCAGCACGAACGTGCTCCCGATCCCGATCACCGCGCCGGCCAGCAGGTGGGGTACCTCGGCCGTGCCGAGCTGGAGGAACTGCACGAGGAAGTACGGCATCACCGCGGCCATGCCGAGCGCCGTCCCGCGCGGGCCGAACCGGCGCACCGCCACCGCCCCGCTCATGACCAGCACGAACCCGGCGGCGGCGGCGATCCGGTGCCCGGACAGCACCGCGCTGAGCGTCAGCGCCGCGGCGGCGGGCAGCAGCATCAGGGCCGTGGTGACCCGGCGGCGCGAGATGTGCTGCTCGTTGACCGCCAGGTTGCTGACCATGGCGAGCACGACGGCGACCATCACGATCGTGACCGGCCGGCCGGTGACCATGCGCAGGACGGTCGCCAGCACCGCGGCGACGATCATCGACGCGGTCGCCACCGAGGCTAGGTGCAGCCGGGTGCGCCCGGGGTCCACGGTCGCCGCCCGGGACCGGAGCTCGGCCCACCGGTTCGCGCCGTTCACGGGCCCGAGTCTGTCACGGGACCGTGGCGGCGCCGGTCAGCCCGCGGCGGCCCGGACCGGCTGCGCCGGCGGCGGCGCGACCGGGATGCCGAGCACGGCGCCGGTGGCCGCCGCCATGGCCCGCATCCCCTGCGCGTTCGGGTGCACCGGCGCGGCCGGCGAGGTCGGGACGAGGCCCTCGACCCACTTCACGCCGGGCAGGGTGCAGATGTCGTGGCCGATGGTGGGGGTGTAGGTGTCGACGAAGTCGACGCCGGCCGCGGCGGCCTGCCCGGCCAGCATGGCGTTGAGCCGCTTCTCGGTCTCGCGCAGGTAGGCGGTGTCCCCCGCGCTGAACGGGGCGACCGGGTAGCAGCCGGGACCCTCGTCCGGGAGGATCGTCGGGTAGCCGACGACCGCGACCCGGGCGGCCGGTGCGCGGTCCCGGATCCCGGACAGGACCGCGGCCACCTTCGGCGCCGTCTCCTCGATCCGCTCGGCCAGCTGATCCTCGCCGTCCGCGGTGTAGAAGTCCTTGCAGGCCGCCCCGAACAGGTTCTGCGACGACCGCCGCGAGCACTCCGCGATGATCTCGCCGAACCCGATGTCGTTGCCGCCGATGGTCACCGTGACCAGCGACTCCGAGCCGTCCAGGGCGTCGAGCTGCGGCGGGTTGGGCCCGAGGTGCACCTGCTGCGGCGCGGTCATGTCCTCGGTGGTCGCGCCGCTGCACGAGACGTCGGTGACCTGCCCGAACCCGGACGAGCGCGCCAGCACCTGCGGGTAGTTGTTCGTCGAGCGCATGCAGCCCGCCGGGCGGCCGGTCTGCACCGGGACCAGCGGGCCCGCCGCGTAGGAGTCGCCGAGCGCGACGTACCGGCCGACCGGTGCGGTGTCGAGGTTCCGCGCCGACGACGTGGTCCCGGTGAACGTCGTCGGCGCCTCCGCCTGCGCGGGGGCGAGGGCACCGGTGCCCGCCGAGGTCAGCAGGGTCATCGTCACCACGGCGAGCCAGCGGGCGGGACTGCGCATGTCCCGCCCAACGATCATCGTCACCCGCGGTTACGCACCGGTCGGCGCGGGGTGACCGCCCGGGCTCAGCCGGTGAGGCGGCGCAGCGCCAGCGGGGCCACCAGCCGGTGCCGCAGCGACACCTCGTCCCACAGCTCGGGCCGGGCCGGCATCGACGTGAGCCGGGCCGCGGCCGTCGCGCCCGGGTCGTCCATCGGCTCCCGGACGCCGGCCAGGAACGCCCACTCGTGCTCCTCGCAGCCGATGTAGACGCCCCGGCCGCCGGTCTCGCCGAACACCGACGCGAACCGCTGCCAGGCCGACCGCAGCGTGGCGTCCCGCCACACCGCCGGGCTGCCGGCCTGGTACACGAGCACCCCGCCCGGGGTGAGCCGGTCGGCGCAGGCCCGCACGAAGTCCTCCGCGTACAGCCGGTTGATCTGGGCGTCCGGCTCGTCGGGACGCTCGTCGGGCAGGTCGACGATGATCAGGTCCCAGTGCTCGGTGCTGTCGAGGACGAACTGCCGGCCGTCGGCGTAGCGCACCTGCACCGGGCCGTCCCCGCGCTCGGCGGCCGCCAGCGACGCCGGGGTGTAGCCGTAGGGCAGGTACTCGGCGCAGATCCGGACGGCCTCGGTGTCGATGTCGACGTGGTCGACGTGCCGGGCGCCCGCGGCGACGGCCATCTCCGAGGCCACGCCCTCCGAGGAGCCGACGATCAGCACCCGGTCGAGGGTGCGGGCCAGCAGCGCGCCCGGCCACACCAGCGCCTCGTGGTAGGCGAGCTGGGTGTGCTCGGTGGACTGCCGCTCGTCGTCGCAGAACAGGGTCACACCGTGCGCGGTGTCGGCGACGACGACCTTCTGGAACGCGGTGCGGGCCACGTGGTGCACGCGCCCCAGCTCCCAGCGCCGGGTCAGCCCCTCGGAGATCGGCTCGGTGACCGTGCGCGGGGCCCCGCCGCGGTCGACGACCTGCAGCGCGGTGTCGTCGGCCCCCACCCGGCCGGCGAGGTTCCGGACGGCCTCCACCGGGTCGGCGCTGTCCCCGCAGGTGAAGACGTCGACGTGCATGCCACCGTGCTCCGGCCAGGTGTGGATCGACGCGTGCGACTCGGCGAGCACCGCGACGACCGTCGCGCCCTGCGGTTCGAACCGCTCGACGACGGTCTGGCGGACCTGCGCGCCGGCGTCGGTCAGCGCCGCGGCCAGGTGGGCGCGCAGCCCCTCGGCGTCGTCCAGGACCGCCGCGTCGATGCCGCCGAGCTCGGCGAGCACGTGCCGGCCGATCGGCGAGGACGTGCTCGGGAGTGCCGGCGCGCCGGAGCCGGTGAGCGCGACGCCCGGATGGAGCTCGCCGGCCGCAGCGGACGGCACGGTCTGGGTCAGCGAGGTGGAAAGTGACACGTCCGCAGACGGTAACCGTTCGGTGACGGCGCTGTCCCGCGGGCGCCGCCGGTCGTGGCACGCCTCATTCCGCGATGATCACCTGCAGCGGGCCGAACCCGTTGAAGCCCACCGAGGCGTAACTGGAGGTGTAGGCGCCGGTGTGCAGCAGGTCGACGGCGTCGCCCGCGGCCAGGTCGGACGGCAGCGCGACCGGGGTGCGCCGGTAGAGGACGTCGTCGCCGTCGCAGGTGGGCCCGGCGAGCACGACCGGGGCCGGCGGGCCGGTCCGGCCGGGTGCCCGGACCGGGTAGCCGATCGCCTCCCCCTCGGTCTCGGCGAGCCCCTGGTAGCGGCCGACGTCGAGGTAGACCCAGCGGCGGTGGTCGATGCCCGGCCGGCGGGACACCCGCAGCACCGTGGCCCGCAGGACGCCGGCCGGGCCGGCCAGCGCGCGGCCGGGCTCGAGCAGCAGCTCGGCGCCGTCGACGTGCCCGGCCCGCACGGCCGCGGCGACGGCGCCGCGCACGGCCGCGGCGAACACCTCCGGTCCCGCGACGGCGGACCGGTAGGCCACCGGCCAGCCCCCGCCGAGGTCCAGCTCGGGCCGGGCCAGGCCCGCGCCGCCGGCCACCTCCAGCGCGACGGCGACGGCCGCGGCGTAGGTCTCCGGGCGGGTCTGCTGCGACCCGGCGTGGAAGGTGACCCCCGCCGGCTGCAGGCCCCGGGCCCGCGCCCGGCGCAGCAGCGCCCCGGCGTGCGCCGGCAGCGCCCCGAAC
It contains:
- a CDS encoding ATP-binding protein, which translates into the protein MPVTPDLPRTVGALRASGHELRGVKQEIRDNLLAALRAGRDPWPGVVGFSDTVIPQLERALIAGHDVVLLGERGQGKTRVLRSLGNLLDEWTPVIEGSEIGEHPYEPITPASVRRAAELGDDLPVAWVHRAHRYTEKLATPDTSVADLIGDVDPVRVAEGRSLGDPETIHYGLVPRAHRGIVAINELPDLAERIQVALLNVMEERDIQVRGYTLRLPLDVLLVASANPEDYTNRGRIITPLKDRFGAEVRTHYPLELAPEIALVAQEATLAAEVPRHLLEVVARFTRHLRDSSAIDQGSGVSARFAIAAAETVAAAALRRAALTGEERAYARPVDLEAVPAVLRGKLEFAAGEEGREDDVLEHLLRRATADTARFALRGIDLDELAVEVSTRPVRTGERIPARDVVAALPQVGALTEIAGKLGAAGTEDPGPMASAAELALEYLFLTRKLAKDTTDDGDTVSYG
- a CDS encoding BlaI/MecI/CopY family transcriptional regulator, producing the protein MTSLGELERAVMNVLWETDRDMTAREVQDQLADRDLATTTVLTVLGRLERKQLVQRIRDGRAHHYRPVASREDHVAELMSDALDDASDRGAALARFLGTMSDEERSRLRDLLG
- the speD gene encoding adenosylmethionine decarboxylase, which translates into the protein MSLSTSLTQTVPSAAAGELHPGVALTGSGAPALPSTSSPIGRHVLAELGGIDAAVLDDAEGLRAHLAAALTDAGAQVRQTVVERFEPQGATVVAVLAESHASIHTWPEHGGMHVDVFTCGDSADPVEAVRNLAGRVGADDTALQVVDRGGAPRTVTEPISEGLTRRWELGRVHHVARTAFQKVVVADTAHGVTLFCDDERQSTEHTQLAYHEALVWPGALLARTLDRVLIVGSSEGVASEMAVAAGARHVDHVDIDTEAVRICAEYLPYGYTPASLAAAERGDGPVQVRYADGRQFVLDSTEHWDLIIVDLPDERPDEPDAQINRLYAEDFVRACADRLTPGGVLVYQAGSPAVWRDATLRSAWQRFASVFGETGGRGVYIGCEEHEWAFLAGVREPMDDPGATAAARLTSMPARPELWDEVSLRHRLVAPLALRRLTG
- a CDS encoding FUSC family protein, whose amino-acid sequence is MNGANRWAELRSRAATVDPGRTRLHLASVATASMIVAAVLATVLRMVTGRPVTIVMVAVVLAMVSNLAVNEQHISRRRVTTALMLLPAAAALTLSAVLSGHRIAAAAGFVLVMSGAVAVRRFGPRGTALGMAAVMPYFLVQFLQLGTAEVPHLLAGAVIGIGSTFVLRCLVFVRRLETVLEALVRAFEARLHAVLLAASEVLDAPPSEAGLELLRRAQARLNETALLVADRLDEADDDPATRPTYLPGGARPGGPDRAETEIAGLRQWIVDSELAAERLAMLVRRSAEHRDAVPDADLAALRDGVRALAAATAVGTPRPMAASLYRSARDAVAGLVDRRGGSGPDARAQRIGFAVVRLADAMQTTVEEAQRRIAAHRDGEATPPGTGATSGDDGPGERAGEDRQDGPALHTRQAVQVGVATGLAIVVGELTSPARWYWAVIAAFIVFAGTASRGDVLSRGWARAVGTAGGVVAGMLLAVLVDGHPVASLVLLFACVFLALYLVRISQAMMAFWLTAVLALLYGMIGQFSVETMLLRVEETVAGGALGMLAAYVILPTRSRTAFAEALDDALTAVDGSLRCSVDRALGRPADDPMERAREVDAAVATVRERARPLEHPVVRRPLRRGVHHTVRVVGALDHYTRLLAAQAVTAHVPEWAPTLDPATARVRANVDGLRRILDDGWGPPERREHPPGATPADYGIVPAEDLIDAAEADAASRPGDPASDPVAGALPAVTGPADTAGWFSPAPGDRVHRLAAARLLRRIDQLAVGLARELCGSTRQEPGPAGVRLRR
- a CDS encoding glutamine synthetase family protein; its protein translation is MTQPDGTGFEARARALADLGVTGVQIGWADNNGVLRSRTVPVEGLAAAAVRGVGVTTLFAVFDTRDGIVFDAPGLRTPSGDVRLVPAGLPEDVVAPATRPGLAWTPGRLVAADGTPWHYDQRGVLERQVAAAGEAGLTVRAGYEIEFALYRDDDADPPVPAFTGPVYGPNVLAGLGGFVPRLLADLRDHGVPVGQFHAEYGPAQLELSIGPSDPLTAADRQLLARQTVHTAAAAHGYRASFAPLPSTGSAGNGWHLHTSVARDGVNLLSGGDGPAGLRADGAAWLAGLLRDLPAVAGVTAPSVPSLHRRRPGYFAGAYAFWGVENREAALRMVPATELLGPAHANVELKASDASANPYLALAAVIGAGLGGLADRPPLPDPVQEDPGTWTAARREAAGIAPLPSTPEEQAAALHGNPRITAVLGEEVAAAFRAVRASDAAFADGRPVDEVLAAFRFRY
- a CDS encoding enoyl-CoA hydratase, with translation MITVSTADGVGLIELNRPERRNALDVATCRELVAATEQVRSDGARAVVVAGAGPAFCSGADFGEVYGEDFLDALYTALHAVADLPVPVVAAVTGPAIGAGLQLALACDLRVAAPEAVFGLPTARLGLAVDPWTIERLVQIAGGGTARSLLLACATVDATTAHARGLADTLGDRAAALALAADIATMAPLTLAYNKRTVNAFGRGGHTGDDVVAGLQAEFAACWRAEDIAEGRAARAEKRVPVFRGR
- a CDS encoding L,D-transpeptidase, giving the protein MQRGTRWIGMLAGVLALAGVVTAGVAVADPADPQAENTAPPVASGPLVAGTPCTTSAHACVDLASRRTWLFAEGRVVAGPVPMRPGDAADPTPRGVFAVQWKAEQWTSRESYTQMPYSVFFAEGGVAFHQGAMDTPSAGCVKLGEADARHWFTTLQVGDQVQVH
- a CDS encoding M56 family metallopeptidase, which gives rise to MELTALGLGLLGVILAEPVSRVLAAAAWPGRDPVGALLLWQAVGLGGGISLFGAGLSYGLSPMGDSLPAAATAFTATVAAGAWPAGMDPLHVGALLIALGVLIRLLSVLAVTTARTLRARRRHRDLLDVLATPWPFASGTRVLDHPVPVAYCLPGRSSRLVVSAGVLDALDTPGVVAVLAHERAHLRERHDLVVLPFVAWGATAPFVRGMVCAQLAVARLIEMRADDVARKLCDPTELATALKAVGGSAPAAALSSFTDALEARIDRVTAPPPPLPAALRVLVRVVAAALVVGPLWLLLAP
- a CDS encoding SGNH/GDSL hydrolase family protein, which encodes MRSPARWLAVVTMTLLTSAGTGALAPAQAEAPTTFTGTTSSARNLDTAPVGRYVALGDSYAAGPLVPVQTGRPAGCMRSTNNYPQVLARSSGFGQVTDVSCSGATTEDMTAPQQVHLGPNPPQLDALDGSESLVTVTIGGNDIGFGEIIAECSRRSSQNLFGAACKDFYTADGEDQLAERIEETAPKVAAVLSGIRDRAPAARVAVVGYPTILPDEGPGCYPVAPFSAGDTAYLRETEKRLNAMLAGQAAAAGVDFVDTYTPTIGHDICTLPGVKWVEGLVPTSPAAPVHPNAQGMRAMAAATGAVLGIPVAPPPAQPVRAAAG